In the genome of Blastopirellula retiformator, the window GGCTTGGCCTCGGTTCGCGATGCGGTGACTTCGGAACTGTCCGACGTCGCGGGTGCGATCCAAGACCTGGATCAGAGCTACACCATCTGGGGCGTTACCGGTCACTCGGCCGCCGTCTCGGGTAGCGACTACGGCGACGCTTTGGACTATTGCGATGACAACGGCGACACGCCGGGCGGCATCGACAACTGCATTGTCATCAATGCGGCCAACGACACGGACGAAAGCGGCAACGCTCCGCTTCCGGTCAACCCGTAACGAACTTCGCCGGGTCGCGGCCGACCTGTTTCGGCACGACCAGGCGAGTGAGTTTTGATCTTGAAGTCGCGATTGGGATGTCGCGATTGATTCCTGTTTCCCAACTATTCTAATTGTGGAGTTTCTAAATGTCTTTGCTGAAACGCTTGTGGAACGATGAAGCTGGTTTCATCGTTTCGACCGAATTGATTTTGATTGCGACGATCGTCGTGATTGGTTTGATTGTTGGTCTGGCTTCGGTTCGTGATGCCGTTACCTCGGAACTGTCCGACGTCGCTGGCGCGATCCAAGACCTGGATCAAAGCTACACCATCTGGGGCATCACCGGTCACTCGGCCGCCGTCTCGGGTAGCGACTACAGCGACAATCTGGACTACTGCGACACCGATGGCGCCGTCGCTGGCCAAATTGACAACTGCATCGTCATCAGTGGGGCCAACGACACGGACGAAAGCGGCAACGCCCCGCTTCCGGTCAACCCGTAGTCGTACGTTTGTGACGCTCGCCGTCGCCCGGTTTGTTCGGTCGACGGTGAAAGCGGAAATCGAAAGAGGAGACCGCCGATCCGCGGATAGGCGGTCTCTCTTTTGACTATTGGGGTATCGGCGATTGAATTTGGACAGCGATCAAGCGAAGTCGAATAGAACGTGGACAAGCTGAATCTCGTCGCGGTCCTTGTGGTCGCCCTATTTACGGCGATCGCCTTTGGCGTCGACCTGAAAACCGGTAAGCTACCTAATTGGTTGACGATGCCGGCGCTGGGACTGGGCGTCCTGTTTCACTCGGTCGTCAACGGCTGGGGCGGTTTGCAGCATAGCCTGCTAGGCGCGGTTGTAGGATTCGCCCTCCTGCTGGTTCTCCTGTTGATCGGAGGAGGTGGGGGAGGAGACGTGAAGTTTATGGCGGCCCTCGGAGCCTGGTTTGGCCCGATTCTGGTCGTCCTGGTGTTTATCAGCAGTGCGGTTTTAGCGCTAATCATCACCATCTTCCTGGTCGTGGGAAAGATGATGTTTCGCGCCAGAACCGACAAGCCGGATGCGTCGGCTGGGGGAGATTCGGCGAAGGAAAAGCTCGATATCGCTCGGCAGACGCTTCCCTATGGGGTGCCGGTTTGCCTGGCCAGTTGGATCTTTCTTCTACTGCGACTGGTCATCCTGCTGAAGACGCCGCTCGAAAACGGCTAACCAGCGGCTATTTCTGGGGAAAATGGTCCGTTTCCCGGGTGAAACGGACGCCCCTGTAATTACACTAAGAACCAAGACACGCTTCGGTACGACAGGATGTTGTTCCGCAATTTCGGCACGGATCGCCGCTGAATTCAGATTTAGAAACAGCAACGGATCGCGCTAGCGGAGCGAGCACAATGTCTCGGTTGAGTCCTGGAACGTTATTATTGGGCGTAGTCGCCGTCATGTTCGGCTTGTTGGCCGCTTATGTGGTCCGCAAGAACATGACGCGAGAAGAGCCGGCGCCGGTCGTGGAAACGCCCCCGCCACCGGTCGAAACGTATGTCGTTCCGAAAGCGGCCGCCAATCTGATGGCGGGCCGTACCCTGACCATGGGCGACGTGGTCATCTACCGCTACACGCAAGAGCAGGTCGACGCTCAGCCGCTGCCGAGCGGGTACATGGTCAGCGCCGAGCAGATCATCGGCCGCACCTTGAAACAAGAACTGGCCGATAAGTCGGTCTTTACGCCCGACATGTTCTATCCGGAAGGAACGGGCCCCGGCATCGTTCAGGATCTGGAGCCAGGCCAACGCGCGTTCACCGTGCGAGTCGAATATGACGAAGCGGTCGAAGGGTTTGCTCGCCCCGGCACGAAGGTCGACGTGTTGTTTCGCGTCGACGCCGATGTCGAAAATGAGTTGCCGCAAACGACCGTGACGCTGCTGCAAGAAGTCAAAGTTCTGTCGTTCGACGCCAGTCCGTTGTCGGTCAATCCTATTGCCGATCCCCGCGTGGCCCGTCGACGTCAGACGGCGACCGTGACCCTGGCGGTGCAACCGCAGGACGTCATCAAGCTGCAAGTCGCCGAGAACCACGGCACGTTCGCGCTGGCGTTGGTTTCGCCAGATGGGAACGCCGTTTCTTACGACGGAGCGCCGCGCACGTTGTCGGAACTGATGGACCGCCGCCCGCCGTTGCGAACGATGATGCGGGTCTATCGCGGCGCGAGCATCTCGGAACTGGAGTTTCGCGAGAATGCTGACGGCCGCGATCAGTTGTTCCGCGCGTCGCAATCGCAGGACGCTGTCGACGCCGCGGCCGATGTCGCCGTCGCCAGCTAGCCGAGTCTCTTTCTCCCCCATCTTCGTAGGCAATCGCGCGATGATCATGTCCAGCCAAACCGCGGCCGACCGAGAAATCGACCAGGACGAACTGGAGTTCCAGCGTCTCAAGACGTCGCTGCATGCCGAGATGGTCGACTCGCTCGACTTGGGCGCCGTCACCAGCCGAAACGAAGAGGCGATCCGCGACGACATTCGCAACCTGTCGAGCAAATACTGCCAGCGCAAGAACCTGAAGCTGAATGACGAAACCCGCCGTCGTCTCGAGAAAGAGCTTGACTACGAACTGTTTGGTCTGGGGCCGATCGAGCCGCTGATGAAGGACCCCTCGATCAGCGACATTCTGGTCAACGGCGCCGCCGAGGTTTACATCGAACGTCACGGCCAGTTGGAACTGACCGATGTGATTTTCGCGGATGACGCCCACGTGCTGCGAATCATTCAGCGCGTCGTCGGCCGGGTAGGGCGCCGGATCGATGAAGTGAGCCCGATGGTCGACGCTCGCTTGCCGGACGGATCGCGGGTAAACGCCGTCGTGGCGCCTCTGGCGTTGGGCGGACCAAAAATGTCGATTCGCCGATTCGGCATCGAGCACCTACATCTGAAGAATCTGATCGCGACCGATTCGCTCTCGCAAGAGATGGCCGATTTTCTGCAGGCCTGCGTCGCTTCGCGGATCAGCTTCCTGATCTCCGGCGGTACCGGTGCCGGTAAGACCACCTTGCTGAACGCCTTGTCGGCGTCGATTCCGCATGACGAGCGGATCGTCACGATCGAAGATTCGGCCGAACTGTTGTTGCAGCATCCGCACGTCCTGGGCATGGAAACCCGGCCCTCCAACAGCGAAGGCGCCGGCGCCGTCACGCAGCGCGACCTGGTTCGCAACAGTTTGCGGATGCGTCCCGATCGCATCATCGTCGGCGAAGTGCGCGGGCCTGAAGCGCTCGACATGTTGCAGGCGATGAACACCGGTCACGAAGGTTCGCTGACGACGATTCACGCCAATGATTCGCTCGACGCGCTGGCCCGGCTAGAAATGATGGTCGCGATGACTGGTTTTGAGTTGCCGGTCAAAGTGGTTCGCCAATACGTTGCCGCTGGAATCAAGTTGGTGATTCATGTCGCCCGCTTGAAAGGGGGCGTTCGTCGCGTCACCCGCATCGCCGAGATTCGCGAAGTCAACGAGAACGGCGATTACGTCTTGGACGACATCTTCGGGTTCCGCCAAGAAGGACTCGACGAACATGGCCGGGCCAAAGGTCGCTTTTACGCTACCGGTTACTGGGCCGTTTGTCGAGAACGCTTCGCCGACGCGGGCGTCGATTTCGACGAGAACGTCATGCAGAAGCATGAATCGGATCCGATCTACGCCAAGTACATCAACTCGGTCGGCCGAGTCGCCCTGTCGAGCGAAGAGTCCGGCTTGATTGATCTGGCGGCGGATGCCGACCACCGCCATGAGCCCGCTGATCGAGAGGAGGAGTCGTAGTGCTCGATAATCTCGATCCCAACATCATCGCCGTGCTGATCTTTGCGGGCGTCGCTTCGGTGGCCGCGTTCATTTTTCTGGCGGTCAAAGAGCTGGCGTATGGTGGACAGAGCGGTTCGTCGACATTGGTCGGACTGCGGCAGTTTCCGCCCCGACGTAATTTGACCGAAGGTTCGTCGATCGGCGAGTTCGATCATTGGTTGACCCGCACGTTGTATCTCTCGGGCGTCGATTTCGGGCCGACGATGGCGGTGACGTTGTTGCTGGCGATCGGACTGACATGCGGCTTGGCGGCGTTTGTGTTTACCGAGGATCCGCTGGTGACCGGTTTGGCGACCGTGCTGGGGATCTTTGCCGGACTGGGCGTGTTGATCTGGATCAAGCGTCGTCGCTTACAGGCGTTTCAAACGCAGTTCCCCGGGGCGCTAGAGTTAATTGCACGTGCCGTTCGGGCCGGCGAAAGCTTTGAGCAAGCCGTTCACTTGGTGGGCGAGACAAGCGAAGATCCGATCGGTATCGAGTTCCGCCGCTGTGCCAAACAACTCGACGTCGGTTTGCCGGTTCCGGCCGCGATGGAAGGAATGGCGGATCGCGTCGAATTGATGGACGTCAAGATTTTCGCCACCACGATCAGCGTCCATCGCGAGTCAGGCGGCGCCTTGCCCGAAACCCTGGATCGGTTGGCGGCGGTCATTCGCGACCGGATGGCGTACCATCGCCAATTGCGGAGCATCACCAGCGCCGGGCGAATGTCGGCGACGATTATTTCGCTGCTCGCACCGCTGCTGCTGTTGTTCTTCCTGCTGTTTCAACCGGAGTACTTCAGCGAGTTCTTCTCTCATCCGTGGGGGCGATACTTGTTGCTGTTTGCCTTGATTAGCGAGGCGCTTGGTCTTTATTTCGTCTATCGCCTGGTGAAGGCCGACTACTAAATGGCCAACCAAAAAGCGGATCGTCAGAGTTACTTCCCATGAACAACCCCATGCTACTGGTCGTCGGCGCCTTCTTTGGCGTCACCCTGTTGATCTATCTGGTAGGGCGGTTGTTGCTTTCCAGCGATCGGAACCAGCCCGACGCGATGCTGCATCCCGGGGCCAAGCCGTCGATCGGTTTGGGGCGGATGACGCGGGCCTTCGCCGGAATCGTGCCGGTCTCTTCGTCGTCGTACGAGACGCTGCAGAAAGACATGGTCAAAGCGGGCTACTATCACCGTGACGCGGCGGATGAGTTTCTCGCGGTGCGTAACGCGGCGCTGGTTGCCTGGATTATCTTTGTCGGCGTCGCCTTGGTGGCGATTCCGGATCTGAGCGAATCGCTGACGCAGTTGATCTTGATCTTCAGCGTCGCGGTCCTGATTTTGATCTTCGCGATTCCGCGCGTCATTATCAGCTCGCAGGCGTCAGCCCGCGTTAGTCGTATTCAGCACGCATTGCCCGACGCGCTCGACATGATCACCATGACGACCACCGCGGGGCTGCCGCTGCAAAAGTCGATCAAGCGGGTCAGCGACGAGATGGTGCAAGCGCACGAAGACTTGGCGTGCGAGTTGATGATCATTGATCGTCAGGCTGAAACCGGCTCGCTCACCCAGGCGATTCAGAACTTCGCCAAACGGTTAGAGATCCCAGAAGTCAACGCGTTGTCGACGCTCGTTACCCAAGCGCAGCGCATTGGCGGCAGCGTAGCGGGAGCATTTCGCGAGTTTGCCGACAGCATTCGACGCACGCGGCGCCAGTTGGCCGAAGAGCGGGGGAATCAGAACTCGATCAAGCTGCTGATCCCGGTCATCTTTCTCTTGGCCCCGCCGATCTATATCTTGCTGCTGGGGCCATCGGCGTTGCGGCTGCATGACTTCATGACTACCGGCGCCCAGGAAGGTGGAGCGCTTGACCAGAACACGTCGGCCGCGGCGAGCCCGCTGCCAGAGCGGTACGAGTCGCCGTAGTTACTCGCTTCGCCGCGTGTCACGCAGCGTGTTTTCGGCAAAGCCCAGTCGTTGAGTAGCGCTCGGACTGTCGCTGATGGTCTGCTTCATCTGATTCAGCTTCAACGACGGCGGAATCGACATGATCTGCGGGTAGTGCAGGCCCGACTTGCTGGTCATCGCCGACTCGACCTTCGTTTCCAGCGACGCTTGACCGGCGTCCACGACCAACTGTTGCGTCTGCGCGGCATCGGCAACGGTGTTGGACGGGTTTTGCGGGGCCATGTAGGCGACCGGCGCGACCTGTTTGGGCGTTTCTTCTTCGGAGGCGGCGACGACAGGAGCTGCGGTTCGCTTCTGCGCCACCTGGTCGGCCGTTTTCTTCTCACGCTTGGTCGGAACCTTTCGCACCGGTTGGATGTGACCCCGCTTGCTGGCGATCTGCACCAGGGCTTGGGCGGCGCGTTTTAGTTCGGGGTTCATTTCCAGGGCCTGGTGGTAGTTGCCTTCAGCCGACTCCAGATCTCCCATCTGCGACTGGATGAAGGCGAGGTTGGCGTAAGCTTCCCCTTCGTCGACCGCCAGCATGAAGTGTTTCAGGCTCTCTTCATACCGCTGTTGTTCGCCCAGAATCAGCCCCAGGTTATTGTGCGCGGCGCGATACGAGCCGTCGGTCGCCAGCGACTTTTGGAAGTACTGTTCAGCGCCTTCCGTTTTGTTCTGCAGGTAGAGCCAATAGCCGTAGTCGTTGTAGAACTCGGCGGTTTGCAGGCCGCTGGCTTCGGCGGCTGTAAAGTACTTGCCGGCTTCGTCGTGGAGGCCCCGTTTGGCGGCCATCACACCCAGGCGATGGTTGGCGACGACGTTGTCGGGTTGCTCTTTCAGGATCGCATGGTAAATGCGTTCGGCCGACTCCGACTTGTCTTGACGTTCCGACAACCGCGCTAGACTTAGCTGTTGGCTATAGTTGGCCGGACCAGGATGAGCTGAGGAGAAGAGTCCGCCTCCCTGCCCAAACGGCGCCGAGGCGCAGCCGACGCAAGCGACGGAAACGAGCAAGGCGATCGGAGCGTATTTGGCCATGATGTTCGCTACTTTATTCGGTTGAAAGTCGTTCAATATCGGGGTGCGCTGGTCGGTCTTGCGGAAAGACGATTAGAAGAAACCGCCGCCGCCGCCAAATCCGCCGCCGAAGCCTCCGAATCCGCCACCAAAGCCGCCGCCGTTGCGGCCACGTCCGCCAATCCGCGAATTGCCATAGGCGGAGGCCGCTTCCGAGGCGTTCAAACCTTCCGAGAAGGATGGCGCCACGACGACGCGGTTCTCGGCGTCGGCGACGCCCATGTGCACCAGCGCCGAGACGACGACCTGACGACGTTTCTCGTCGATCTCGCTGTTGTAGTGGACCGGGTATTTGTAGGTGCTGCGAGGATCGACGCTCGTCTGGCTGCGCTCAACCACAACCGGAAAGCCGACCCCTTCCTTCATCTTGGCGGCGATCTGCTTGACGTGATCTTCGCCGTAGTCGTTCAGACGCCAGGCTTTGACGTTGCGGACCTTCTCTTCCGGCACGCTCGCTTCAAACTCGTGCATGTAGATGACGAACTTGGCGGCTTCCGCATTTTGCTCTTGGGCTTCGTTCATCTGATCGATCACCGAACCGAGCGGCGGATAGGGCGCCGGTTCGATGATGCCGTGCCGGTGGCAGCCTGTCACGGCGCCGAACATCACGACCGACAGGCCGAATCCAGCGACAATGTTGCGGCGTTTTTTCATCGGGAAGGTCCCTCAGTGATGGCTAGGTGAAAAATGTATCGAGAACAACGAAGGTGGGGGCGAGCCAGACTAGTCGGAGAAGCCGGCTGGTCCGTGGACGTAATACCCTTCGCTTTCCTGATATTGACCGCGGCACTTGCGAGCCTCGCGCTTGAGACGCACTTGCTCGAAGTTCTGGTGGTGAATCTGATGGCGATAGGTCGGCCAGACCGTGCTGCGGAAATCGTAGCCCGGCAAGCCTTCGATCTGCTGATGCAGGAAGAACTCTTTGTCGGTCGGGTCGGTCACTTCCATGCCCGGCAGGTAGAGCGGCACCTGGTCGCGTTCCATCGGGTGGACCAACTCGGGGCTGACCAGGATGACCAATTCGGTTTCGATCCGGCGGGTCGTCTGGCTGCCGAAGGCGGCGCCGACGTAAGGAATGTCGCCCAACAGCGGGAAGCGAGAACGGGACGCTTCTTGTTCGTCTTGAATCAAACCGGCGATCGCCAGCCATTGACCTTCACGCAGATCGACCGTCGTGACGGCGCCGCGAATATCGAGACCCG includes:
- a CDS encoding A24 family peptidase, translated to MDKLNLVAVLVVALFTAIAFGVDLKTGKLPNWLTMPALGLGVLFHSVVNGWGGLQHSLLGAVVGFALLLVLLLIGGGGGGDVKFMAALGAWFGPILVVLVFISSAVLALIITIFLVVGKMMFRARTDKPDASAGGDSAKEKLDIARQTLPYGVPVCLASWIFLLLRLVILLKTPLENG
- a CDS encoding type II secretion system F family protein is translated as MLDNLDPNIIAVLIFAGVASVAAFIFLAVKELAYGGQSGSSTLVGLRQFPPRRNLTEGSSIGEFDHWLTRTLYLSGVDFGPTMAVTLLLAIGLTCGLAAFVFTEDPLVTGLATVLGIFAGLGVLIWIKRRRLQAFQTQFPGALELIARAVRAGESFEQAVHLVGETSEDPIGIEFRRCAKQLDVGLPVPAAMEGMADRVELMDVKIFATTISVHRESGGALPETLDRLAAVIRDRMAYHRQLRSITSAGRMSATIISLLAPLLLLFFLLFQPEYFSEFFSHPWGRYLLLFALISEALGLYFVYRLVKADY
- the cpaB gene encoding Flp pilus assembly protein CpaB translates to MSRLSPGTLLLGVVAVMFGLLAAYVVRKNMTREEPAPVVETPPPPVETYVVPKAAANLMAGRTLTMGDVVIYRYTQEQVDAQPLPSGYMVSAEQIIGRTLKQELADKSVFTPDMFYPEGTGPGIVQDLEPGQRAFTVRVEYDEAVEGFARPGTKVDVLFRVDADVENELPQTTVTLLQEVKVLSFDASPLSVNPIADPRVARRRQTATVTLAVQPQDVIKLQVAENHGTFALALVSPDGNAVSYDGAPRTLSELMDRRPPLRTMMRVYRGASISELEFRENADGRDQLFRASQSQDAVDAAADVAVAS
- a CDS encoding tetratricopeptide repeat protein gives rise to the protein MAKYAPIALLVSVACVGCASAPFGQGGGLFSSAHPGPANYSQQLSLARLSERQDKSESAERIYHAILKEQPDNVVANHRLGVMAAKRGLHDEAGKYFTAAEASGLQTAEFYNDYGYWLYLQNKTEGAEQYFQKSLATDGSYRAAHNNLGLILGEQQRYEESLKHFMLAVDEGEAYANLAFIQSQMGDLESAEGNYHQALEMNPELKRAAQALVQIASKRGHIQPVRKVPTKREKKTADQVAQKRTAAPVVAASEEETPKQVAPVAYMAPQNPSNTVADAAQTQQLVVDAGQASLETKVESAMTSKSGLHYPQIMSIPPSLKLNQMKQTISDSPSATQRLGFAENTLRDTRRSE
- a CDS encoding type II secretion system F family protein; the protein is MNNPMLLVVGAFFGVTLLIYLVGRLLLSSDRNQPDAMLHPGAKPSIGLGRMTRAFAGIVPVSSSSYETLQKDMVKAGYYHRDAADEFLAVRNAALVAWIIFVGVALVAIPDLSESLTQLILIFSVAVLILIFAIPRVIISSQASARVSRIQHALPDALDMITMTTTAGLPLQKSIKRVSDEMVQAHEDLACELMIIDRQAETGSLTQAIQNFAKRLEIPEVNALSTLVTQAQRIGGSVAGAFREFADSIRRTRRQLAEERGNQNSIKLLIPVIFLLAPPIYILLLGPSALRLHDFMTTGAQEGGALDQNTSAAASPLPERYESP
- a CDS encoding Flp family type IVb pilin, coding for MSLLKRLWNDEAGFIVSTELILIATIVVIGLIVGLASVRDAVTSELSDVAGAIQDLDQSYTIWGITGHSAAVSGSDYSDNLDYCDTDGAVAGQIDNCIVISGANDTDESGNAPLPVNP
- a CDS encoding Flp family type IVb pilin is translated as MQLVKRLWNDEAGFIVSTELILIATIVVIGLIVGLASVRDAVTSELSDVAGAIQDLDQSYTIWGVTGHSAAVSGSDYGDALDYCDDNGDTPGGIDNCIVINAANDTDESGNAPLPVNP
- a CDS encoding CpaF family protein, with product MIMSSQTAADREIDQDELEFQRLKTSLHAEMVDSLDLGAVTSRNEEAIRDDIRNLSSKYCQRKNLKLNDETRRRLEKELDYELFGLGPIEPLMKDPSISDILVNGAAEVYIERHGQLELTDVIFADDAHVLRIIQRVVGRVGRRIDEVSPMVDARLPDGSRVNAVVAPLALGGPKMSIRRFGIEHLHLKNLIATDSLSQEMADFLQACVASRISFLISGGTGAGKTTLLNALSASIPHDERIVTIEDSAELLLQHPHVLGMETRPSNSEGAGAVTQRDLVRNSLRMRPDRIIVGEVRGPEALDMLQAMNTGHEGSLTTIHANDSLDALARLEMMVAMTGFELPVKVVRQYVAAGIKLVIHVARLKGGVRRVTRIAEIREVNENGDYVLDDIFGFRQEGLDEHGRAKGRFYATGYWAVCRERFADAGVDFDENVMQKHESDPIYAKYINSVGRVALSSEESGLIDLAADADHRHEPADREEES